Proteins from a single region of Harmonia axyridis chromosome 4, icHarAxyr1.1, whole genome shotgun sequence:
- the LOC123679129 gene encoding solute carrier family 2, facilitated glucose transporter member 3-like, with amino-acid sequence MHIQSVDKTSFIEKLPSRNLVLTTAVVTLGSAYQHGYYTACLNAPHDEFRAWIARYLRKHGMHYLADWAIFIFFIWAIATSLYFIGGAFGSLLAGYIIDRYDHTAVVMISLILMIAPALIMIAAYFSGITLLFMLARIVLGLISGMFSCAVPIYLAEIAPKHIRGMICCWYNVVYAIGVGSAIFFGNPNLLGDDPWIILMSIPLLPMAVQIALMRFCPVSPRFLLIKKGKYEDALKVLKWLRRTETLDALEKELEEISTELEDYFLYRAVRHVHWGQLFTLHYMQKPMLISIMMMCAQQICGINVFLLYSSAIFDDTGLPTDYGDIATLIMGALFICLCVLSFLLIEIAGRRMLLIYGYVGTFVFSFAHYVSSLYNVTQEICVGAATALFIWFFVVHYVLGPHSIPWSIVPELFNQASRPKAMAIAVFSNWTMNSLVAILFWPAAEILDAHVYLFFLIPQIVFFFLILKYVPETTNKTITEITEIYK; translated from the exons ATGCACATTCAATCTGTTGATAAAACATCATTCATC GAAAAACTACCATCAAGAAATCTTGTATTGACTACAGCTGTCGTTACTTTGGGATCTGCTTATCAACACGGTTATTACACAGCTTGCTTGAATGCACCTCACGAT GAATTCAGAGCCTGGATTGCAAGGTACTTGAGAAAACATGGAATGCACTATTTAGCGGATTGggcaatattcattttttttatatgggctATAGCAACGTCACTATATTTCATTGGTGGTGCTTTCGGATCTCTTCTTGCAG GATACATAATCGACAGATACGATCACACTGCCGTTGTGATGATAAGTCTCATATTAATGATAGCTCCAGCACTGATCATGATTGCAGCATATTTTTCGGGAATAACGCTGCTTTTTATGCTTGCTAGAATTGTTCTAGGACTCATATCAGGAATGTTCTCTTGTGCTGTGCCCATATATCTGGCAGAAATCGCGCCAAAACATATCAGAGGTATGATTTGTTGTTGGTACAATGTAGTGTACGCCATTGGTGTTGGATCTGCCATTTTTTTCGGAAATCCCAACTTACTTGGCGATGATCCTTGGATAATCCTGATGTCTATACCGCTACTACCGATGGCAGTGCAG ATAGCATTGATGAGATTCTGCCCAGTATCTCCAAGATTTTTACTTATCAAGAAAGGCAAATATGAAGATGCCTTGAAAGTTCTGAAATGGTTGAGACGCACCGAGACCTTGGATGCTCTTGAAAAAGAACTCGAGGAAATATCGACTGAACTGGAAGACTATTTTCTGTATAGAGCAGTCAGACATGTCCACTGGGGACAGCTGTTCACTCTGCACTACATGCAAAAGCCAATGCTCATTTCGATTATGATGATGTGCGCTCAGCAGATATGTGGCATCAATGTC tttctccTATATTCATCTGCAATTTTTGATGATACAGGACTGCCGACTGATTATGGTGACATAGCAACACTTATCATGGGTGCTCTCTTCATCTGCCTATGCGTGCTGTCGTTTTTATTAATTGAAATAGCTGGGAGAAGAATGCTCCTAATTTACGGTTATGTTGGAACATTTGTATTTTCTTTTGCGCATTACGTGTCATCCTTG TATAATGTAACGCAAGAAATTTGTGTTGGTGCCGCCACTGCGTTATTCATATGGTTTTTCGTAGTGCATTATGTACTAGGACCTCATTCGATACCTTGGTCAATCGTTCCAGAATTGTTCAATCAAGCCTCAAGACCAAAAGCCATGGCGATTGCTGTATTCAGTAACTGGACGATGAACAGCTTGGTTGCTATTCTGTTTTGGCCTGCGGCT GAAATCTTGGATGCACATGTCTAcctattttttcttattcctcaaatagtattcttcttcttgatattgaaatatgttCCCGAAACAACAAATAAAACAATAACAGAAATAACGGAAATCTACAAGTGA